A single region of the Podospora pseudopauciseta strain CBS 411.78 chromosome 1, whole genome shotgun sequence genome encodes:
- a CDS encoding hypothetical protein (EggNog:ENOG503NV7V; COG:P): protein MAVTHVHVDNMASMAAYTPKETAELMSRIGAMRGRARPDKIFFSAFMAGCLVSFTSASAVIATAAPWFQENAPGLIRMISGLIFPSGIVMILISGSELFTGSNMITGIAWMHRRLPLKNLLMHWCLCFWGNMAGALFVMAIIVGYGGVFDNEIFKRQAIATAQLKQITPHWHQIFLRAIGCNWLVCLSCYLGLQAKDVTSKVAGMWWPIFAFVTMGLEHVVANMFFIPIGIFLGAPGISVGLYIWKGMLLFLFLLGCLSCKVLTRIVQASFPQLSETCSVAFSSAASFTSTCTSWERILLLSTGSTISSQNALWRRAIFLPFAAAQSSRIAVARAATLAGSSSALFKHLRLPPSTRFSR, encoded by the exons ATGGCTGTCACACACGTCCACGTCGACAACATGGCCAGCATGGCGGCCTACACGCCAAAGGAGACAGCCGAGTTGATGTCTCGGATTGGTGCCATGAGAGGAAGAGCACGACCCGACAAGATCTTCTTCTCTGCCTTCATGGCCGGCTGTCTCGTCAGCTTCACCTCCGCCTCGGCCGTCATCGCCACTGCCGCCCCATGGTTCCAGGAAAACGCCCCCGGTCTGATCAGAATGATCAGTGGCTTGATCTTCCCCAGCGGCATCGTCATGATCTTGATCTCGGGCTCTGAACTCTTCACTGGTTCCAACATGATTACTGGCATTGCTTGGATGCACAGGAGGCTGCCGCTCAAGAACCTGCTCATGCACTGGTGCCTTTGCTTCTGGGGCAACATGGCTGGCGCGTTGTTCGTAATGGCCATCATTGTTGGCT ATGGTGGCGTTTTCGACAATGAGATCTTCAAGCGGCAGGCTATTGCCACTGCTCAGCTCAAACAGATCACTCCCCATTGGCATCAAATCTTCCTGCGCGCTATCGGTTGTAACTGGCTGGTCTGCCTCTCTTGCTATCTCGGTCTCCAGGCTAAGGATGTGACGTCCAAGGTCGCGGGCATGTGGTGGCCCATCTTCGCTTTCGTCACCATGGGACTGGAGCACGTTGTCGCCAACATGTTCTTTATCCCCATCGGCATCTTCCTGGGAGCCCCTGGTATTAGCGTTGGACTTTACATATGGAAGGGTATgcttctcttccttttcttacTTGGGTGTTTGTCTTGCAAGGTACTAACCCGAATCGTCCAGGCATCATTCCCACAACTCTCGGAAACATGCTCGGTGGCTTTTTCTTCTGCGGCTTCTTTTACTTCTACATGCACCTCTTGGGAGAGGATCCTGTTGCTGTCGACGGGGTCTACTATCAGCAGCCAGAACGCTCTCTGGAGGAGGGCAATCTTTTTGCCGTTCGCAGCGGCACAATCGTCGAGGATCGCGGTGGCAAGAGCAGCAACTCTAGCGGGGAGTTCCAGCGCACTGTTCAAACACCTACGACTGCCGCCATCAACAAGGTTCAGTAGGTGA
- the NAG4 gene encoding Synaptic vesicle transporter SVOP (COG:S; EggNog:ENOG503NTW3): MAAPTSATGQVPPYPYDSDDNAHYASIIPPEPNAASARSSADRSPETRPQVPAPAEKHGKLAGTADTRQEYKLVTFAPGDPDDPKNWSKAYKWYITMVVAVTCFVVAFCSSVVTSDVGGVQESFGVSHEAALVPISVFVVGFGVGPMIFAPLSEVFGRRIIYGSTLLLAVIFIIPCAVSKNIGTLIVCRTIDGIAFSAPMTLVGGTLADLWRNEERGVPMAAFSAAPFIGPAIGPLIGGFLSDAAGWRWLYWIQLIFSFVVWVLITFTVPETYAPTILAARAKRLRKETGDNGHVTEAELDPRPLKERMGVFMIRPFQLLFRELIVLLISLYMSVLYGLLYMFFVAYPIIFEVRKGYSSGITGLMFIPIAVGVVLSAACSPWVNKHYLTLVAKHGGKPPAEVRLIPMMLSCWFIPIGMFIFAWSSYPHLTWVGPCLAGLPVGFGFIFLYNAANNYLVDSYQHQAASALAAKTFIRSFWGAGVVLFTEQMYDRMGDQWASTFLAFLALACCAIPFLFWRYGARIRSRSKYAFGGDDDHMDSDVEKANAREHHDMEDLRQARSYVSNP; the protein is encoded by the exons ATGGCAGCACCGACATCCGCCACGGGCCAAGTGCCCCCATACCCATACGACAGCGACGACAATGCCCACTATGCTTCCATCATCCCACCGGAACCCAATGCCGCCTCTGCACGGAGTTCAGCTGATCGTTCCCCCGAGACAAGACCACAAGTTCCAGCACCGGCCGAGAAGCACGGAAAACTAGCTGGGACAGCAGATACACGTCAGGAGTACAAACTGGTTACCTTCGCTCCAGGAGATCCCGATGACCCGAAAAACTGGTCAAAGGCGTACAAGTGGTACATCACCATGGTTGTGGCAGTTACATGCTTCGTTGTCGCTTTTTGTTCCAGTGTTGTCACTTCGGATGTTGGTGGCGTTCAGGAGTCTTTTGGAGTCAGCCATGAGGCTGCGCTTGTTCCCATCTCGGTATTcgttgttggttttggtgttg GTCCTATGATTTTTGCTCCTCTTTCTGAGGTCTTCGGGAGACGAATCATATATGGCTCAACTCTATTGCTGgccgtcatcttcatcatcccatGCGCTGTCTCCAAGAACATCGGGACCCTCATTGTTTGCAGAACTATCGATGGCATTGCATTTTCTGCGCCCATGACATTGGTAGGCGGCACCCTGGCAGATCTCTGGAGGAACGAGGAGCGAGGTGTTCCCATGGCTGCTTTCTCCGCCGCCCCCTTTATTGGCCCCGCAA TTGGTCCATTGATCGGCGGTTTCTTATctgatgctgctggctggAGATGGCTCTATTGGATTCAGCTCATCTTCTCTTTCGTTGTCTGGGTCCTCATCACCTTCACCGTTCCCGAGACTTACGCACCAACCATCCTTGCCGCCAGAGCCAAGAGACTTCGCAAGGAGACAGGCGACAATGGCCATGTCACCGAGGCTGAGCTCGACCCAAGACCCTTGAAGGAGCGCATGGGTGTCTTCATGATTCGTCCATTCCAGCTTCTCTTCCGCGAGCTCATCGTTCTCCTCATCAGTCTGTACATGTCGGTTCTCTATGGCCTTCTGTACATGTTCTTCGTCGCATACCCCATTATTTTCGAGGTCAGGAAGGGCTACTCATCGGGTATTACTGGCTTGATGTTTATTCCCATTGCTGTCGGCGTCGTGCTCTCGGCCGCGTGCTCCCCGTGGGTCAACAAGCACTATCTCACTTTGGTGGCCAAGCACGGCGGAAAGCCACCTGCCGAGGTTCGTTTGATTCCAATGATGCTGAGCTGCTGGTTCATCCCCATCGGCATGTTCATCTTTGCTTGGTCTTCATACCCACATCTGACCTGGGTTGGCCCTTGCCTTGCTGGTCTTCCCGTTGGTTTTGGCTTCATCTTCCTGTACAACGCGGCCAACAACTATCTTGTCGACTCTTATCAGCACCAGGCCGCTTCAGCACTTGCTGCCAAGACGTTTATTCGATCTTTCTGGGGCGCTGGTGTCGTGCTTTTCACCGAGCAAATGTATGACAGGATGGGTGATCAATGGGCCAGTACTTTCCTGGCCTTCTTGGCTCTTGCCTGCTGTGCCATTCCGTTTCTGTTCTGGAGATACGGCGCGAGGATCAGATCGCGCAGCAAGTATgcttttggtggtgacgacGACCACATGGACTCGGATGTGGAAAAGGCGAACGCGAGAGAGCACCACGATATGGAGGACCTCAGACAGGCGAGAAGCTACGTCAGCAACCCTTAG
- a CDS encoding hypothetical protein (COG:S; EggNog:ENOG503P8CQ): protein MGLLTTTLTILAAAASVVNADAAAAPAAPAAIPRITSLTFSGPGCVRDPKHTGGLSDPTFSFSNFASSLPGTTKTLNCQAHLQAAGASPGWQVAVKTNIVKGNVYLTPGTSLDYFTTVFFSQDAAKTGTARGHIAATDRTIDQAVTLVSNTGANKVWSPCTGADGSIGILNVNFRSALNGDGKAYFEALTENWDLEWRKC, encoded by the exons ATGGGCCTCCTCACAACAACactcaccatcctcgccgccgccgcctcggtAGTTAACGCCGACGCAGCCGCCGCCCCGGCCGCGCCCGCCGCCATCCCCcgcatcacctccctcaccttctccgGCCCCGGCTGCGTCCGCGATCCGAAGCACACCGGCGGCCTCTCCGACCCaaccttttccttctccaactttgcctcctccctccccggcaCGACAAAGACCCTCAACTGCCAGGCCCACCTCCAAGCCGCCGGCGCCTCCCCGGGGTGGCAGGTCGCCGTCAAGACCAACATCGTCAAGGGCAACGTCTACCTCACCCCGGGCACATCCTTAGACTACTTCACCACCGTCTTCTTCAGCCAGGACGCCGCCAAGACT GGCACCGCCCGCGGACACATCGCGGCCACGGACAGGACCATCGACCAGGCCGTCACGCTCGTGAGCAACACGGGCGCGAACAAGGTCTGGTCCCCCTGCACGGGTGCCGACGGGTCGATTGGGATTTTGAATGTCAACTTCCGGAGCGCGCTGAACGGGGATGGGAAGGCGTATTTTGAGGCTTTGACTGAGAATTGGGATTTGGAGTGGAGGAAGTGCTAG
- a CDS encoding hypothetical protein (EggNog:ENOG503P5UW), whose amino-acid sequence MKIIIVSSTDLVGDAIAFQCLASRDIQDVYILSPAAMPHEYSAKARHLAHQDFMSYEPELIEKLAGAQACIWALPPKPSVDEHPRPSERRRSISDAWFNWESLADEVEALTVSDERFVEVETEAGKRVQVDRCLGGAKAFLDQVIPHLAPASERPFRFALVNWASNSWDEEETEEAMELLSERLVNANIKISVFRPGMFVPARPEANVNPPVGEAIFASQLADAHKYGRDIEAAVYPWYLWKETGGLLAA is encoded by the exons ATGAAGATCATCATCGTCAGCTCGACTGACCTGGTGGGAGACGCCATTGCTTTCCAGTGCCTAGCAAGCAGAGACATCCAAGATGTCTACATACTATCCCCGGCAGCGATGCCACATGAGTATTCTGCCAAGGCCCGGCACCTGGCCCACCAGGACTTCATGTCGTACGAGCCGGAGCTGATCGAGAAGCTCGCGGGCGCTCAAGCCTGCATCTG GGCGTTGCCGCCGAAACCCTCTGTTGACGAGCATCCGAGGCCCTCCGAGAGGCGTCGATCTATCAGCGACGCCTGGTTCAACTGGGAATCTCTTGCCGATGAGGTCGAAGCCCTCACTGTTTCGGATGAACGTTTCGTGGAGGTTGAAACCGAGGCCGGCAAGAGAGTTCAAGTTGACCGCTGCCTCGGAGGTGCCAAGGCGTTCCTCGACCAGGTGATCCCACACCTGGCCCCGGCGAGCGAGCGGCCGTTCCGGTTTGCCTTGGTGAACTGGGCATCCAACAGCTGggacgaggaagagaccGAAGAGGCTATGGAGCTGTTGTCCGAGCGGCTTGTG AACGCCAACATCAAAATTTCTGTTTTCCGGCCCGGCATGTTCGTTCCTGCTCGCCCAGAGGCGAATGTCAACCCGCCTGTGGGCGAAGCCATCTTCGCCAGCCAGCTCGCGGATGCG CACAAGTATGGCCGAGACATTGAAGCGGCTGTTTATCCTTGGTATCTGTGGAAAGAGACTGGGGGCTTGCTGGCTGCATGA
- a CDS encoding hypothetical protein (COG:K; EggNog:ENOG503PWWN) — protein MEQTSGWIQNNTNQLPGEHSGQGMPSELQHRSDTGSHGWTYDENSSNHLGYHDPNLHHSITHPTDLSSYQQPVADARTPSPTYLHLETSFDQSSSTLEGQWVSNSPISPSVPYGDIACTFSSTSSIQTSPMILSPANDHWTYQSFPINHTYGVSLSQPDSPIVSAPFDAPHSAREMPASYFAVCMMSDTTLPLDQGSHDRSLSSSTIPPEFEPAPTQHQQHNGRPASLNLRKTTKASGKGQLPSPSTKTKVTPRSKDSKRVSPASSSSIQPHKQTKSNGPSLRTATRRFRRTPEEAPPRPGELAEDQRARENHNQVEKEYRIRLHKGFEELLEALCALPEEERVIARHSKTAGGSVNGDYDDDDEHMAIIGALLDERTGLGLPANRNTGGKGKKKQRRMSKAEVLHYTCRVLKSMGDGNQKLKEEVERLRSEHDMRLKRTGSS, from the exons ATGGAGCAAACTTCGGGGTGGATTCAAAATAATACAAACCAG CTCCCTGGGGAACATTCCGGGCAAGGGATGCCATCAGAACTCCAACATCGTTCAGATACGGGCAGTCATGGATGGACATATGACGAGAACTCGAGCAACCATCTCGGCTACCATGACCCCAACCTTCACCACAGCATCACTCATCCCACCGACCTCTCATCCTATCAGCAGCCCGTGGCAGATGCCAGAACTCCAAGCCCTACCTACTTGCACTTGGAAACTTCCTTCGACCAGAGCTCCTCGACTCTAGAAGGCCAGTGGGTTTCGAACAGCCCAATAAGCCCGTCAGTACCTTACGGCGACATTGCCTGCACCTTCAGCTCAACCAGCAGTATTCAAACTTCGCCGATGATTTTGAGCCCAGCCAACGATCATTGGACATATCAGTCTTTCCCGATAAACCACACATATGGAGTCTCGTTGAGCCAACCCGATTCACCCATAGTTTCGGCTCCCTTTGACGCACCACACTCTGCTCGGGAGATGCCGGCGTCATATTTTGCTGTGTGCATGATGTCCGATACCACATTACCTCTAGACCAAGGGTCGCATGACAGGTCGCTTTCTTCTTCCACGATCCCACCCGAATTCGAACCAGCACCGACACAGCACCAACAGCATAATGGCAGACCTGCGAGTTTGAACCTGCGGAAGACAACAAAAGCCTCGGGTAAAGGACAGCtaccctcaccctcaacgAAAACAAAGGTGACTCCCCGATCCAAAGACTCCAAGAGAGTCTCTCCAGCCAGCTCAAGTTCAATACAACCGCACAAGCAAACGAAGTCAAACGGTCCCAGCTTGCGCACTGCGACCCGCCGGTTTAGACGCACCCCCGAAGAAGCTCCACCACGACCAGGAGAGTTGGCTGAAGATCAGCGTGCCAGGGAAAATCATAATCAGGTTGAGAAGGAGTACCGGATCAGGCTGCACAAAGGCTTCGAGGAGCTACTCGAAGCGCTGTGCGCTTTGCCGGAAGAGGAAAGAGTGATAGCCCGCCACAGCAAAACGGCCGGCGGAAGTGTGAATGGAGActatgacgacgacgacgaacaTATGGCCATCATTGGGGCCCTGCTGGACGAAAGGACTGGTCTTGGATTGCCCGCAAACAGGAACACAGGGGGCAAAGGGAAGAAGAAACAGAGGAGAATGAGCAAGGCAGAGGTGCTTCACTACACCTGCCGTGTGCTCAAGTCAATGGGGGATGGTAATCAGAAACTGAAAGAAGAGGTGGAACGCTTGAGGTCGGAACATGACATGAGGTTGAAGCGCACAGGGAGTAGCTGA
- a CDS encoding hypothetical protein (EggNog:ENOG503P04B), producing the protein MTMLLNPHPSTNASNVLAFDHKVRRGPSHWHSIKENNAACRGPLHKAHVDQSYDGAVLRLREQFPNETDFTAVSQKRWQIINIWRPLSPILRDPLALCSAPSVPDTDLLPASIIYLKTGKRNESWTVKKPKPSSSHKW; encoded by the exons ATGACCATGTTGCTAAACCCCCACCCAAGCACAAACGCCTCCAACGTTCTAGCCTTCGACCACAAGGTTCGGCGCGGTCCCTCCCACTGGCACAGCATCAAAGAGAACAACGCCGCCTGCCGAGGCCCCTTGCATAAAGCCCATGTCGACCAATCCTACGACGGGGCGGTCCTCAGGCTGAGGGAGCAGTTCCCCAACGAAACTGACTTTACGGCAGTCAGCCAGAAGCGATGGCAGATCATCAAT ATCTGGcgtcccctctcccccatcctGAGAGACCCCCTAGCCCTCTGCTCTGCCCCCTCAGTCCCCGAcaccgacctcctccccgcctccatcATCTACCTCAAGACCGGTAAACGCAACGAGTCCTGGACCgtcaagaagcccaagcctTCCAGCAGTCACAAGTGGTAG
- a CDS encoding hypothetical protein (EggNog:ENOG503NWYE; COG:S), giving the protein MGRQPGWSRPYDGDMPRHIDQDVHSAFVEFRNGSEPKCMSVQCLYCNQTRAKNTTRQKQHLLQCAPYLAAHPEIALQASAAADEAAAAGSSSEPQHGHPDASQYPNPNPPPGEHTNLGFMPNPRINGTPNQMPGHGGRASIGAPDGTPAAKRQKTKNSNLPEIPLRDVHAAFAEFKAKDDDKCMSARCLHCNQVRAKNTSRQREHLMVCPGYQSVLKEKIPANNLRHQFDEDDVASSLALPTPSLTLDFRMSIRVKPKLSIGTANFGRESWISCVGGQWAGRFGKGILLPGGQDKQTTVKDMATRIDASYLLQTNDEQPALITCKVKGWWTGDRDVMERLQDPVAADNVAAHRYLFRVVIELETGDERYADVNTGLWVGSGCRRGAEIVYDAHRVS; this is encoded by the exons ATGGGAAGACAGCCCGGCTGGAGCAGGCCGTACGACGGAGACATGCCCCGTCACATCGATCAAGATGTCCACAGCGCCTTTGTGGAATTTCGCAATGGCA GCGAACCCAAGTGCATGTCGGTGCAATGCCTCTACTGCAACCAGACCCGCGCCAAAAACACCACGCGCCAGAAGCAGCACCTGCTCCAATGCGCCCCCTATCTCGCTGCCCACCCCGAGATAGCTCTCCAGGCCTCGGCCGCCGCAGACGAAGCCGCAGCTGCTGGCTCGTCGTCTGAACCACAACATGGCCACCCCGATGCCTCCCAATACCCGAACCCCAATCCCCCGCCGGGTGAGCATACCAACCTCGGTTTCATGCCAAACCCACGCATAAATGGCACCCCAAACCAGATGCCCGGCCATGGAGGACGTGCTTCGATAGGCGCGCCGGATGGAACACCGGCCGCGAAGCGCCAAAAGACGAAAAACTCCAACCTTCCCGAGATACCCCTCCGCGATGTCCACGCTGCCTTTGCCGAGTTTAAAGCCAAGGACGATGACAAGTGCATGTCTGCGCGCTGTTTACACTGCAACCAGGTCCGGGCGAAGAACACCTCCAGGCAGCGGGAGCATCTGATGGTGTGCCCCGGCTACCAGAGCGtgctgaaggagaagatcCCCGCGAACAACCTCCGTCACCAAtttgacgaggatgatgtcgcCAGCTCACTGGCGCTGCCTACCCCGTCCCTGACACTTGACTTTCGGATGAGTATCCGGGTCAAGCCAAAGCTCAGCATCGGCACTGCCAACTTTGGCCGGGAAAGCTGGATTTCGTGCGTTGGCGGTCAGTGGGCTGGGAGGTTTGGTAAGGGCATCCTGCTTCCTGGCGGCCAGGACAAGCAGACTACGGTCAAGGACATGGCTACGAGGATTGATGCGAGTTATCTTTTACAAACTAATGACGAACAACCTGCCTTGATTACATGCAAGGTCAAGGGCTGGTGGACGGGGGATCGGGATGTCATGGAACGGCTGCAGGACCCGGTGGCGGCCGACAATGTGGCTGCTCACCGGTATTTGTTCCGTGTGGTCATCGAGCTGGAGACGGGCGATGAGCGGTATGCAGATGTCAACACTGGGTTGTGGGTGGGGAGCGGGTGTAGGAGAGGTGCAGAGATTGTTTATGATGCCCACCGCGTCAGTTAG
- a CDS encoding hypothetical protein (EggNog:ENOG503PU99), translating into MASSIMPALEITTPLDDEAPITSQFSCQHHAMQPLEWHYVPADSNQGNSLIVAIWPTDTCYQGLQTMSLPNTMPTTSRPHRSRQLQESQIMTTALIHVPHCYLNVTSHTPASHHAPGLVERIGLPRSLVQGFLSTIALPSSTADVVGLNHHHHAAADFELVTSAVPHTDDQDDWVFSRCLLADFTGFGEEAAATLSRQGRLCCWISVVLNGSSGVWDLNFVVHKVGVCARNPSLSRTGACVRTVH; encoded by the coding sequence ATGGCCAGTTCTATCATGCCCGCTCTCGAGATCACAACCCCTCTGGACGACGAGGCTCCCATCACCAGCCAGTTTTCCTGTCAGCACCACGCTATGCAACCCCTCGAGTGGCACTACGTCCCCGCCGACAGCAACCAAGGCAACAGCTTGATCGTCGCCATATGGCCCACCGACACCTGCTATCAAGGCCTCCAAACCATGTCCCTACCCAACACAATGCCCACCACGAGTCGCCCCCACCGCAGTCGGCAACTCCAAGAGTCGCAGATTATGACTACAGCCCTTATCCACGTCCCGCACTGCTATCTCAACGTCACCAGCCACACCCCTGCCTCCCACCACGCCCCCGGCCTCGTCGAGCGAATCGGCCTGCCACGGTCTCTGGTCCAAGGattcctctccaccatcgccctcccctcctccacggccGACGTCGTCGgtctcaaccaccaccaccacgctGCCGCCGACTTTGAGCTCGTGACAAGCGCCGTCCCCCACACTGACGACCAAGACGACTGGGTCTTTTCTCGCTGCCTGCTGGCCGACTTTACCggctttggcgaggaggcggcggctaCGTTGTCCCGCCAAGGACGGTTGTGCTGTTGGATCAGTGTTGTCTTGAATGGCAGCTCAGGGGTGTGGGACCTAAACTTTGTGGTGCACAAGGTAGGGGTCTGCGCCCGGAACCCGAGCTTGAGCAGGACAGGGGCTTGCGTTAGGACGGTCCACTGA
- a CDS encoding hypothetical protein (EggNog:ENOG503PDRM), producing MGGHGFLPPSTSRIHTANVKTYPRYLGCKSRDAEMGPDPLASTGIPPFEGPPPPPPPPPPPPTDFNFTFPTNGKNFTVGTNETFLPWGPIPTDAGRSLQADIVACAVITWLIALGFVVVRFYTRGRLNNVLGASDWCIIPALVFAAGVMASSLEQMARGAGRHAWEADWMQMSALERAAWYGILFYNLSLTFSRISILLLYRRIFTYSWAKRAIQIVLVLVVLIGIWLVVSVCTACIPLEAFWNWGLFFTQEVYCQPGNIWWANAALHIVSDLVIMALPMPVLSALKLPRRQKYALVGVFALGFFVCIVSIIRLVYLIDIVKKAGYDATYTSAQMIYWTSVEVSAAICCACLMTLKPLIQRLFPRLLSPNSGSKTQRENSSLQWIDPITGHPIRRDSRQSFIGLAAQLGRRGSRRLSETSDKTSSKRKGSLLRQVEEHEGELPLVNNNNNGLADYKLNRPVMHGDLESQQTCSVSAGARGGSSLHPSNTTDHHNEDDDDISPLDTTSGGRSPGSGSLRAPPRAHLRLSIQVTRSVKVEKHPRSPQPGETFGGVNAGRTPPPRRRSDHADDDEDEEEDSDEDEYDLSESPRGTRMTRMSQREDRDRDYRGEKVGSVARRGGGVV from the exons ATGGGCGGGCATGGTTTCCTACCCCCATCGACATCAAGAATCCACACCGCCAACGTCAAAACATACCCAAGGTACCTAGGTTGCAAGAGCCGGGACGCAGAAATGGGACCCGACCCTCTGGCCAGCACTGGCATCCCTCCCTTCGagggaccaccaccaccaccaccaccaccaccaccaccgccaacagaTTTCAACTTCACATTCCCAACAAACGGGAAAAACTTCACAGTTGGAACCAACGAGACGTTTCTACCTTGGGGGCCAATACCGACTGATGCTGGGCGATCGCTGCAAGCCGATATCGTGGCTTGCGCGGTGATAACATGGCTCATCGCGCTTGGGttcgtggtggtgaggttttACACGAGGGGTAGACTCAACAATGTGCTGGGGGCGTCGGATTGGTGTATCATTCCGGCGTTGGTGTTTGCCGCTGGTGTGATGGCTAGTTCTCTTGAGC AAATGGCTCGAGGGGCCGGGAGACACGCCTGGGAGGCGGACTGGATGCAGATGTCGGCGCTGGAAAGGGCGGCTTGGTATGGGATTCTGTTTTACAATTTGAGTCTCACCTTCTCAAGGATTTCGATACTTTTGCTGTATCGACGCATCTTTACCTACAGCTGGGCGAAGCGGGCGATTCAGATTGTGCTTGTTCTTGTGGTGCTTATTGGGATCTGGCTTGTTGTTTCGGTTTGCACGGCTTGTATCCCGCTTGAGGCGTTCTGGAATTGGGGTTTGTTTTTTACGCAGGAGGTGTATTGCCAGCCGGGGAACATTTGGTGGGCGAATGCGGCTTTGCATATTGTTAGTGATTTGGTGATTATGGCTTTGCCG ATGCCGGTGCTTTCAGCTTTGAAACTGCCGAGACGCCAAAAGTACGCTCTTGTTGGGGTGTTTGCTTTGGGGTTTTT CGTCTGCATCGTCTCCATCATCCGCCTAGTCTACCTTATCGACATCGTCAAAAAAGCCGGCTACGACGCAACATACACCTCGGCCCAGATGATCTACTGGACCTCGGTCGAGGTCTCCGCCGCCATCTGCTGCGCCTGCCTCATGACCCTCAAACCTCTCATCCAACGCCTCTTTCCCCggctcctctcccccaactcGGGCAGCAAGACCCAAAGAGAAAACAGCAGCCTCCAATGGATCGACCCCATCACCGGCCACCCCATCCGCCGTGACTCCCGCCAGTCCTTCATCGGCCTCGCTGCTCAACTAGGCCGAAGAGGAAGCAGAAGGCTAAGCGAAACATCAGACAAAACCTCGTCCAAGCGCAAAGGGAGCCTCCTCCGGCAAGTGGAAGAACACGAAGGCGAACTACCGTTGgtgaacaacaacaacaacgggcTGGCAGACTACAAACTTAACAGGCCGGTCATGCATGGGGATTTGGAATCACAGCAGACGTGCAGTGTTTCTGCTGGTGCGAGAGGGGGGTCATCGTTGCATCCGTCGAATACGACTGATCACCATaacgaggatgatgatgacatcTCTCCGTTGGATACCACGAGTGGAGGGAGGTCACCTGGTTCAGGAAGTTTACGAGCACCGCCACGGGCTCACCTGAGGTTGTCGATACAGGTTACCAGGTCGGTCAAGGTGGAGAAGCACCCGAGGAGTCCACAGCCGGGGGAGACGTTTGGTGGTGTGAATGCGGGGaggacaccaccgccacggAGAAGGTCGGatcatgctgatgatgatgaggacgaggaggaggatagcgATGAGGATGAATACGACTTGTCTGAGAGCCCTAGGgggacgaggatgacgaggatgagtcAACGGGAGGATAGGGATAGGGATTACAGGGGAGAGAAGGTGGGATCGGTGgcgaggagaggggggggtgtAGTATGA